A stretch of DNA from Paenibacillus albus:
CGCCGAGCAGACCAGCTGCGACAAGTCCAGCCAAAGCTCCCCAGCTCTGAATCGCTTTCGAAATGTCGCCAGAGGAGATCGCCGCGAAGAAGAAGACCGTCTCTACCCCTTCACGCAGCGTGACGAGGAAGGAGTGCACAATCATATTGATTGCACCGCCGGCACCGAGAATGAGCGCCACTTTATTTTGCAGCTTGCTTCGCATCTCTTGATTCTGCTTGCCCATAAACAAGATCATATGCGTTAACAACCCTGATGACACAAGCAAAATACCAATACGCAAATATTCTCTGCTGCCCATTGTCGCATATCCATCGAGCACGATCTGGAACACGAGTGCAACACCCAGGCTCGCGAGGATCGCCATAAACACTCCGACCCACACCCACTTATTCCATTTGCTCTGCCCGATCCGATTCAAATACGTAATGATAATGCCGACAATGAGAATCGCTTCGAACGCTTCGCGGAATGTGATGAGAAATGCCTGCAAATTCATGGAACGCTCACTCCTTATACCATCCTAAATACGCATACCCGCCCTGCGAAGAGGACGGGCAAGCATGGGCGCAGCTAGTGAAAGGCGCCTATTTAATAACGATGATTTGACCTTTTTCAAAGTAAATGTGGTTGCCTGAAAGCTCAGCAATTGCACGAAGCGGCAGATAAGTGACATTGTCTTTCACGACAACAGCCTGATCCAGCTTGAAGTCAGCGATGGCTTCACCATTCTTCGTTACAACGTCGCTGCCGATAGTAAGTCCCAGTGTTACTCCGTCTTTTGTTACTTTTGCCGTCTTCGTCGCGTTATCGAAGCTTACGACGAAGCCGAGCAGCTCCAAATAACGAGTCGGTACAAGCGTGCGGCCAGTTGCCTTCTCGATGAACGATGGCGTTACATCCTGCGCTTTGCCATTAACAACAACTTGCTTGTCGCCGGCTTTGAACGAAATGCCGTCAAGCTGTACAGCGTAGGACGCCATTTGGTAACCGATCGCGCGAACTTTGTCCGCATCGCCTGCAGCGGATGCCGCAAGAATATCGTCATTCAGATGCTTCGCTTCTGCATATACGCCTGGTGCGTAGAACGGCTCCAATGCTGCGAAGAAGCCATACAGCTCGCCGCCTGTGCCAGCTGCGCCTGCTACGTCTTTCTTCTCAAGCTTCTCTAGAATCTCAATCGTGTACGCACTAACCTTAGCAACGTTACAGCGGATGAGCGCTTGGCGAATTGCAGCTGCATTAATTTGCTTCGGATCGCCTGAACCGAATGCCTTGAAGACAACATCTGCATCAACAGCGTCACCGCCGTGCAGGTAACCATAAACGCTCATAAAGTAGAAGTAGCCTTCGATTACAGCTGCAGGCTGCTCGTCAGCAGACAGGCTCTTCATGCGGTCTGCTTGTGCAAGAGTAGCGAGATTGAAGATTTTGATCAATGTTTTGTCAAGCAATTGACGGTGAACGTTAAGCTGCGTCACGTCTTTGCTGTCAATATCGGATTTGAAAGCCGGGAATACGGTTTGGTTCAACAACGCGGAGGTTGTCGTGCCATAAGTGCTGTCTACCATCTTCGCAGTAGCGTCGAGCACGTCTGTGTAAACAAGCGCAGCCTTCGAGATGAATGCTTGAGCACCAGCTTGGTCGCCAGCTGTCAATGCACCCTTCGCGCCTGTGTTTGTCAGGTTCTTAATTAGGAAGTAGAAGTACCATTGAAGCCCTTTATCAACAGCTTGTTCAGCTTGCGCATATGTAAGCTTGCCCTCAACCGCATTATCAAGAACGAAACGAATGTTTTCGTTCACGACAGGGTCGCCGGCTTTGATGCTGCCATCAACGCCAAGGACATTTTTCTCAAAATCAGCTACGTATTGCGCTTTTATGTCGGCGATCGCTTTCTTCTGTTCAAACATGCCTAAGATGTTCTTGTAAGCAGCTAGTTGTGGAGCAACGTCCGTATTGACCGGTGCCTTCTGTGGTGAGTCGTCAGCGAATGCAGTAGCAGCAAAAGCAAATACAGCAGCTGCAAGCATCGTAACAGTGAGTAGGATGGACAATGACTTCTTGAATCGGTTCATCAGTTCAACTCTCCCAAATAATTAAATTTAAATAATTCCAATAGAAACGGCTTTCGCCGGCTTTTGGCACAAAGAAGGATGAAGAGATAATGTTAGAAAATGCCTTTGCGGCGAGCCCACCATACGGCCCCCGCTCCTACAAGAACGACGCCTCCAATGACGCTAATCGTTACAGCAGGGTTGGTCTTGCTCTCGTGGGCCATCGGCGCATGCGCCTTCGTTCCGTCAATTACTTCCGGTTCAGCTGCTGCTATTGTTGCGTCAGCCGCTGCCGTATCATCGGCAACTGCAGTGTCATTACCTTTTGATTCCGCGTTGTTGGTTGCTGCCGCATCATTCGTCGCTGCCGCATTACCAGCGGTATCTGCCGTCTTGGTGTCGTCAGCTGCTTGATTCGCATCAGCAGCATTCGATGATTGATCTGGCGCCGAGGCGTCATCTGCAGGTGCTTCAGTTGAAGTCTCTTTGCTAGAATCATCCTTGGCTGGTTTGTCCGCCTTATTCGCACTCGTTGCGTCTGCGCCGGACTTGCTATCATTAGCTGCCGGTTTATCGGATGCTGCCGCGCCTGTGGTCGTTGTACCCTTATCGGGCTGCTTCGTTGTGTTCGAACCCGTAGACGGCTTCGTTGTGCTGCCTGTCGCAGCGACCGTTGAACCGCTTGCTGTTGTACCTTTGCCTGTCGATGCGTTTGTTTCCGGCTTCGCGGCGGTTCCAGTTCCGGTACCCGCAGCAGGCTTCGTCGTCTCCGCCTTGTAAGGCGTGAAAGGGAACAGCGGTCTAAGCACACTGTAAATCTGGTTTACCGCTGCTTTCAGCGATGCTTCGTCAGGGTCCTTCTTGCCGACGCCGAACAGTCCAGGATTGCCGATTGCCTCAAGTGCAGTGTCAAAGTCCTTCGAGAGGCCATCCAACTTCGCCGATGATAGCTTCGACTCCGCATACGGCGACAACGTTTCGAACGTCGCGCGCGCCTTCGCAAGAAGCAGCTTCGCCTTCGTGTAATCCTTGTAATCGTGAAGCGCGTTCTCAAAGCGGCGATCTAAATTCATAATAAGAATCGCCTTATAGTTAGCAATCGTCTCAGTTGTCTTATGTGCTTTGATATCCGCATCCAGCGTTGCCGCAACGGCTTCGCCGAAGTGAGAAGCGATTTCGTCACGCCGTTCCTTATGCGCTGCTTGTGCCGTGTTCCAATCGACCGGATTCTTCCCAAGCGATGAAACGACCAGCTTGAACGTTTCCGCTACATCCTCGGTATTGGCATCGCCATACGAATAAGCCCATACACTCGTAGGTGCCAAGACCAGAAAAATCGCGACAACAAGCGTTGCGATTCTCATTGACCTCATGCGCATAATTGCAACTCACCTTCCAAAAGTCTTAATCGCCATGCAGTGACTCCCAGGTTTTCTCAAAGTCTACGCTAGTAATGATAATCATTTTCAATTAGGGTGTCAATAGACTTTATTACATAAAAATAACAAAGTGTTCGGACTGGAAATGACTTCTAATTTACTGCAATCAGAGTGGGAAAATCCATTATGAAAAATCTAGTATAAACCGCTAAATGAATTGAATTTCGGCATTGCCAAGCCTATAACGTAAAAAACCACTCATTGACCCCTACAGCGCCTATTCAGCACTTAGGGCGAAAATGAGTGGAAAAATCCAGTATCACTGCTAGAAAGGAATATTCCGCGAGTATTTGAGAGATGAAAGCGGTGGGAAATTTTATTTTTTTAGAAGAAAAGCAATCGGCGAGACCATGAAGAGGTTACTGGTTCTTGTCGCCAATCCACCTATATAAGGTGATCTCGTTGTAGACAGGCTCAAAGAGCGGATCGCTGCGATAAACTGCGATTGGCTGAACCTTATCCCGCAGCGAGCCAACCTGAGCTTCAAAGCCTTGCAGCACATGATCCGTCAGCAAAATCTCTGCCTTAGGATCTGCCTGCACATCCGCGAGGAAGTACGCGTATGTCTCAATCCGCCGGTTCGTCACCGGGCAATGCAAGTACTGAAGGACGCGCATTTCCTCCCACGTGTACACGACGAACCGCTGGTCCGAATGGCTATCCGCAAGCTGGCGCAGCCCTTGCGCAAGCTGATAGACGGCGGGCGTTTCTTCCGCCTGCCGTGCTACAAGCGCGCTGCCTGCAGTCGCCTGCAGCGCAATGACACAGGCGGCGCAGAGCACGCCCGCCGCCTGCAGTACGCGGCGAATGCGTGCGCCGCGCTCTTGCTGCTGCGCAGCAGCCGGCGCAGCCGTGCAGCACATCGCAAGCAGCAGCCATACCACGCCGATTAGCGGCGTGATATGGCGTGGCTTGTCGATGTTCTGCGCCAGCAGCGCCCAGGCGCCGTAGGCGCTCGCGAGCACGGCGAGCGCCCCCGGCAGCGCCGGGCGGCATAGCCATGCCGCCGCCCGGTGCGCCAAAGGCGCGCGCGTGCGCGCGCTGCCGCGGGGCGGGCGTGCCGCCTCCGCGGCGAGCACGGCGGCGAAGGTAAGCCCCGCCGCCGCTGTGAGCAGTGCCGTGGACCGGGCGAACATGCCGGTCCACAGCACGTTGTCGCCGGCGAAGCGCAGCAGCCGCGCGGCGAAGCTGATCTTGGCGGCGGAGGTTACGCCGCCGCCCCATTCACTGAAATGGCCCTCGGTGAAGGCGAGGGCCAGCTGCAGGAACCCGCGCAGCCCGCCTTCGCTCAGGGCTAGCCCAGCCACCCACAGCAGCTCGAAGCCTGCCGCGAGCAGCACGAACAGAATTGCACGTGGCAAAGCCCGCTTCCCTTGCCGACGCCAATCAAGAACATGCAGCGCCAGCAGCCACAGCAGGCCAACGCCGAAGGCGACAAAAGACAGCCTGATTCCCATCATCAGGCTGAAGAAGAACAGCGCTGCTGCTGAGCGCCGCCAAGTACGCCGTTCCATGGCTCGCCACCAGCTCCACAGGAACCACCAGAGCATGGCAATGCCTGCCGCTTCTGACATCGGCCGCACAGCTTGCAACCACAGATACGGCGCTGTCAGCACGAGCAGCACCGCAAGCGCCGTCCATAGTGGAGACAGCACTCGCCGCGCGAGAAGCCAGAGTGGAATAATTGACAACGCAAGCAGTCCGATATTCAGCGTGTCATAGGCAAGCACCGGATTCTGCATGAACCGCTGCACCAGCATCGCTCCCGCCACGAAATACGGATATCCCGGAAAATGCGGCTGCATCGCCAGAAGATCAAACCGGCTAAGCGCCAGTACAAAATCAACCTCGTCCCAGCTGCCAACAAACCGACTCCGATGCTGCAAGCTGTACAGCACCCAAAGCAATACCCCAATAACAACAAAAGCCGGCGCGGCGACCGACTTCACAACACGCTTATAGCTGCTCTCAACCTGCAGATGATTCTTTTCTCGCCGCCGCACCCTGCCACCTCATCCTCGCAATAGCTCTTACTCTTACCTTCTTCGACACTTGCAGCTCGTTCTTCTGGCTGCTCCAGCCCTTCCGCACTTACATGTTCGCGTTCAGCCAGCGCCTTGCTCAGCATAATACAGCCCTGCCCTACTTCTCCCCACTCATGGCAACCGCCTGCGCCTTCTTCGGGGCAGCGGCCCGCTTCCTGCTCACAGGTCGGCGCATTTCCTTCCACACCGCCGGCAGCACGTTCGTCATATATTTATTGAACTTGATGAACGATTCACCATGCTCCCGCACCTGATACGTAATCGGCACCTCTTCCATCCTGAAGCCTTGACGGACCAGATTCAGCGTCAGCACCTGCGCGTAGTTGTAATCATGGATAATTTCCGCCCGCTCCATTGCCGCCCGCGAGAAGCCGCGCATGCCGGACTGGCCGTCCCAAATCATCCTGCGAAGCAGCAGCGCCTGCAGCATTGTGAAGCAATAATTGCCGAGTCGACGGTGCAGCTTCATCCCGCGGATGACGCCTTTGAACCGCGATCCCATCGTATAATCAGCGCGCCCTTCCCAGATTGGAGCGATTACGATCGGTATTTCCTCTGCCGGATACTCGTTATCCGCATCAATCATCAGCCCAATATCCGCACCGAGACGCACACAGGAGGCAAGCCCCTCTCGGACCGCAGCGCCAAGCCCACGGTTACGTGCGTGTGAAACAATATGCTCAGCGCCCGCAGCCCTTGCTTCCTTAACCGTACCGTCAGTTGACCCGTCATCAATAACGAGCACCTCCACCTGCCAGCCGGGATGAGGCGTGCGCGGAATACGAGCGATTACTTTCCCGATATTGCCTTCTTCGTTATGCGCCGGCAGGAATACGACCAGCTTCTTCTTGTCCATGCAGCACAGCTTCTTTCTCTGATTTAATCGTCTTTCCTGTTTCAAAAGCATCCATTAATACCGGTCCGCGACTATGGCTTGGCAGCGGCGCACCCAGCAGATAGCTAAGCGTTGGCGCTACCGATACAAGCGACTGCTTGGCATCGACTTTGACGCCCTGCCGCACGTTCGGACCATGCATGAAGAACGGCACGTACCGTTCGCCTTCGTCCAAATGTCCATGCCCGCCGATTCCATCGGCCTGTCCATGATCGGCGCATACGATGAACGTTGCGTCCTCCGCGTGCCCATTTACCTCAAGCCACTGCACGAACTCGGCTATGAGCGCGTCAGCTTCTTCGATCTTTTGCCGGTACTCATCGTACAGCGCTCCCATGCTATGTCCGGTCTGATCCGTTGCAATGAACTGCACGATCAAGAGATCCGGGTTCTGCTCCGCCATAATGAGCTTTGCGCGCTCCATAATGTTACGGTCGGCTTTATCGTTATGCATAACTGCCGTGACGCTCTCTACATCATCGCCCATCGAATCAATGAGGTGCGCGATGCCGAGCAGCCTTCCGACTTTGCCAACCTTCCGCAAGCTGTCGAAGATCGACTCGACTTTAATGCCAAGCTTCCACACCATGTTGGACGTAATGCCGTGTTCGCGCGGATACGTGCCTGTAAACATCGAAGAGAAACAGACGACCGTTCTCGCCGGATACAACGTCTCCATCTGCGTATATTCCGCACCTGCTGCCCGCCACCTTTTCAGGAAAGGAGCATCTGCCTCCTCGAACCGATCCTTCCGCATACCGTCAATGACAAGCACGAACACCTTGCCTTTAGCTGGCTGCTCCGGCGGCTGTACAGGAACCGTGTAATTCGGAATTTCTTTCGGCTTCCAATCGAATAGATTGCGGTGCAGAATGAATGCGTACACCGCTACGCCAACGACGAACAAGCAATAGCTGCCCCAGCCAAAATCGCCCGCAGACCCGCTCCCATCGACCCAATATCCGCCTGCTACGTCAACAACGAAGAGAAGAAGCAGAAACTTCGGCAGCTGCTCCTGCGCATTGCCGCTCGTGGAATCGCTGTTCTTCAGCACGAGCTTCCAGAACCGTTTGAAATTCCACCATGACGTTCCGATCCTGAGGTGGTAATAGAACGTGCCCCAGAAGTAGATCGTAAAGAATAGAAACAGGAGCGTCGCAGTCGCATACAGCCCCAGATCAAGCGGCGCATCACGCCACAGCACGAGCGCAGCAACAACCGGTAGCCACAGATAGTTACGTAGAAACAGCGGAAAATCATAATAGAAATACAGCGCTAACAGCGGAAGCGCCGCTAGCAGCCCCAGTCCAAACTGCCCCCAGAAACTCGCCATTCCCCACTGATTCATATGATAGAGCGCGTACGTGCCGATAACGAATATCGGCGTGAACGGCTTCCCCTCATTCAGCAAATTCCAGCAGCGCGCCGCTACAATCTCAAACCTCGACGCCTTCTTCATTTTACTTTCCCCTCTCCCTTGGGTCGCTGCAGCCATGTCCGCAGCTCTCTCATTGTGACGGCGCTCATCGCTAACGACACCGCACCGGTCACATAAGCAAACACAAATTTAAACCCATGCGATAACAGCGCCGCGGCAAAAGCGTCCCTGCCCGAAACGCCAAGCACGCCAAGCGATGCGGTCAGCGTCGTTTCGTAAGTACCAATTCCGCCCGGCGTAATATGAAACAGCTGCCCTGCGATCGTCATGCTCGTTACCCATATGGCTTCGAACGGGTTAATCGGCAGGTCAAGCACCCTTGTTACGCCATATACGACGGCTCCTTCCAGCAGCCAGCTTATCAGCGTTAGCAGCACCGATGCCGCTCCCTGTCTAGAAACCAGCGTCGATTGCAGCTTGCCATAATGCCGCAGCACAAGAGCGACTATACCTTTTCGCTCCGATTGAACTCGCCGGCCCATTCTGTATCGCTCGATCAGCAGCAGGACTAGCACACCAAGCACGGCCGCCGTCGCGACAACTAAGAACCAAGGCGAGGCCTCCAGCCCAAGCACCAGCGCGCCAACCGAACCAATGAGCAGCAGCGAAGCCATATCCAGAACTCTCATCACGGCAACCGAGTGCAGCGCGTCATCCCAGCGCATCTTGGTTGACCTCGCCAGCAGTCCCACTCTTGCCAAGTCGCCAAGCTTCAGCGGCAGGACATGGTTCACAAGCAGGCTTACCAGCAGCGGATGTATGTAGCTCGATAAACGATCCACTTTGTCCCGTCTGGCATAGAGCCTCCAAGCAAGCGCCTTAAAGAAGAAGGACAATGCATAACCACCTGTCATAAGCAGCAGCATCCCCGGCGCATGCAGCAGCTTAACCACACCGCTCCCAATCGCTTGACCATGAAAATACCGCCATGACAACCATATGAAGCAGGCTGCCATCATTAGCCCGCCTGCACGGATACCTATTTTGCGCATATTTGCTCCATACTTCTGCTAGCTCGATTTGATCCCAATATATTGAGAACTATTATCAATTAGTATAGAAGGGGATACATGACTTCGTCAAACCTTTTTCCAATTCTTCTTACATGACAATATTCTAACGTTCACATGACTGCATTCCCCGTATCCCATGACAAGGTTCTGTTTACAGCTCGAACATTTTCATCAAAAATTAATTGTGTAAGCGCTTTATAAAATAAACAGAGGAGGAAATCGTTAAGTGTGAAGATAGGTTTTCAATCTGAGAGGAGGAAGCTTGAATGACGAAGCATGCACGCAGCAGATGGATATCCCTTGTGTTATCTCTAGCTATTTTGCTTGGTTCAATTAGTTTCTCATCATCCGCACATGCAGCATTTGGAGACCGCATTACGATTAGTGGAACCAACTTCTATGCCGGCGGCCAGCAAATCTTCATGAACGGGGCGAATACGCCTTGGAACAGCTGGAACGATTTTGGCGGCTCCTTTGATTACAATTGGTGGAACAACCACTTCGCCACACTTCACAGTAACGGAGTAAATGCGACAAGGGTTTGGATTACATGTAACGGAGAAGTTGGCATTAATATCAACAGCAGCGGGCAAGTGACAGGTGCAACGACCGCACACTGGAGCAACCTCGACAGCCTGTTCCAGATCGCCCAGAACAATGGCGTCTACATTATGGCGACGCTCATGTCATTTGACCATTTCAATAACAGCCACACGAACTACCAAAGCTGGCGCAACATGCTGGGCAGCGACTCCAATATTGACTCCTACGTCAACAACTACCTCATCCCCTACGTTAATCGTTATAAAAGCAATCCGTATCTCTGGTCCATCGACCTCATGAACGAGCCAGATTGGGTGTATGAGGATGCGAACAACGGACAAATCTCCTGGGATCGTCTGCAAACGTATTTTGCCAAAGCAGCCGTCGCCATTCACCAGAACAGCAGTATTCTGACTACGGTTGGCCTCGGTATGGTCAAATATAACAGCTCCACAGCCAGCGGCTCGAGCGGCAACAAGATCAGCGATGCCGCGCTTCAAGCCAAAGTGAGCAGCACGCTCGCTAAAGTCGATTTCTACTCGCCGCACTATTACCCTTGGCAAGATCCTTACTGGGGTATTCCCTTCTATGTAACGCCTTCGTCTTGGTATCTCGTATTTGATCGGCCAGTGGTCATCGGCGAAAGCCCTGCGCTAGGCTCGACGGGGCATACGCTCACGAGCGATTTCTCCAATGCCTATACGAACGGCTATGCAGGGGTCATGCCATGGACCTCGAACGGCGTCGACAGCAATGGCAACATGACCAACCTTGCACCGGCCACATCCGCCTTTGCTAGCGCGCATAACTCACTGGTCTTCCCACCTGCGAACAGCGATAGCGCGAAATTCAACTTCGAGAACGGATCTCTGCAAAGCTTCTATGGTACGAACAGCCTTACGGTTGCTTCGAGCACCGACCGCGCTTATGCGGGCAGCTACTCGTTGAAAATGACTGCCAATGCAACTGGCGCTACAACCTACTACGCCCAGCTGGATAACCCAGCAGGCCTGACCGCCGGCAGCACGGTCACCTTCCGCGTCTGGGTCCCAAGCGGCGCAGCCATTACCTCTGTCCAGCCCTTCATCCAGAGCAACGCCTGGGCATGGCACGGCAATTACCAAGCCTACTCCGGCCTAACGAAGAATGCTTGGAATACGATCACCGTGACCATTCCATCGACTGCACCGACACCGATGAAGTTGATCGGCATCGAGCTCAAAACAAGCGGCGCATGGAGCGGCAGCATTTATGTAGACAGCATTAACTAAACCGGCTTCAACGCAAAGAAGGCTCCCTGCGCTTAGCGCTTAGGGAGCCCTTTGTTATACAAAAGGATTATGCCATACCCTTCATAATTTCCTTGCCTGCTTCGACTTGTCTGTTGAACTCGTCGCGGTACGATTGAAGAACAGCTGTACTGTAGCCGTTTGCCTTTAACTGCTTTTCTGTATCACTGATGATGGTATTAAATTTCGCTGTACACGAATCAAGCTGCGCATAGCCTTGGTTCTTCAGCTTTGTCTTCTCTGTCGAATCATCCGTTCCGATATATTTTATACCGATGCTCATTAGCGATGATTGGCAGCCACTCTGCAGTGTATTGAGACGCTGCTCTGCATTCGCCGTGATGGACTCGTAAGTTGGCTTAGTCGTACTTCCGCCACCTATCGCTCCCCCAGTGGATCCGCCCGTTGTGCCACCAGTAGAACCACCCGTCGATCCGCCTGTTCCGTTACCGCCAGTACTCGAGCCTGTCCCAGAATTGCCATGCTCGGCACGGTATGCTGCTGACTCTGCAGACACTTGCTTCTTCACCGCATCCCACTGAATCGCCGTTCCAACCGCTTCCGACATGAAGCGAACCGGCACATACAACGTGTTGTTCACGATATAACCGGATTGCCCGCTAGGCAGCACTTTCGTATTGCCATCTACCACAATATGTACAGCCTTCGGCGCGATCTGAATCGTCACACCGCCCTTAGCGGACACTTCATTCCCGTACGCGACCATATTCGTAAGGTAGTCTTTCAAAACTACAGCCTCTTGCTTCGTGGGAGTCGAGACTGTTACCTTCTGCGTCTTCGCATCCCACTGCACACTCTTCTGCAGTCCATAGGACATAAAGCGAAGCGGCACGTACGATGTGCCATTCACAGCAAACACATACTGCCCATCTGGCAGCACAAGTTTCTTGCCGTCGAAGACCACATTAAAGGCGCTTGTCTTCAATTTCAACGTAGTGGAAGGGGCTGCTACAACGATAGAATGGATTGTGAGAATAAAGGCACTTAGCAAAATGAATGAAAACGTAAGCTTTCGCTTTTTGAGCATGAACATAAATTATTGCACCTCACGAACTTTCTTAAGATAGAATGTTTTCTCGTTTTGTTTCCTTCTCTACTGTCTTCAATAGATAGCTCAAAAATTCTTCTCTTAAATCTTCTCTCTTTAATGCATACTCTACTGTTGCCTGTAAGAAGCCTTGCTTATCTCCCACATCGTATCTTCTACCTTCAAAGATATATGCATACATAGCTTCTCTTTGAGCTAATACGCGAAGCGCGTCCGTTAGCTGGATTTCTCCGCCTTTACCCGGCTCCGTACATTCCAAGATCTCAAAGATTGCGGGCGTAATTACATATCTGCCCAATATTGCGATATTGGAAGGTGCATCTTCAACGGTCGGCTTCTCAACTAGACCTTTGACTTTATAGATTCGATCTTCGATAAACTTACCTTCTACAATTCCATACTTGTTGACATCTTCGTGCGCAATTTCTTGTACGCCGAGTATAGTCGTTTTATACTCATTGTAAATTTCCATCATCTGCTTCAAGCACGGCTTGTCACTATCAACAATGTCATCACCCAGCATTACCGCGAATGGTTCGTTACCAATGAAGCTCTTCGCACAGTAGATGGCATGCCCTAGCCCTTTAGGTTCTTTCTGGCGAACATAGTGAATATTAACCATTTCGGAAATTTTTCTAACGTCTTCCAACAAATCGTACTTCCCTTTATGCTCTAATTCCAGTTCCAGTTCAACCGATTTATCAAAATGGTCTTCAATGCTCTTCTTATTCCTACCCGTAATAATCAATATTTCTTCAATCCCGGACTGAACTGCTTCTTCAATAATATACTGAAGTGTAGGCTTGTCCACAATTGG
This window harbors:
- a CDS encoding glycosyltransferase family 2 protein codes for the protein MDKKKLVVFLPAHNEEGNIGKVIARIPRTPHPGWQVEVLVIDDGSTDGTVKEARAAGAEHIVSHARNRGLGAAVREGLASCVRLGADIGLMIDADNEYPAEEIPIVIAPIWEGRADYTMGSRFKGVIRGMKLHRRLGNYCFTMLQALLLRRMIWDGQSGMRGFSRAAMERAEIIHDYNYAQVLTLNLVRQGFRMEEVPITYQVREHGESFIKFNKYMTNVLPAVWKEMRRPVSRKRAAAPKKAQAVAMSGEK
- a CDS encoding glycosyltransferase family protein gives rise to the protein MRRREKNHLQVESSYKRVVKSVAAPAFVVIGVLLWVLYSLQHRSRFVGSWDEVDFVLALSRFDLLAMQPHFPGYPYFVAGAMLVQRFMQNPVLAYDTLNIGLLALSIIPLWLLARRVLSPLWTALAVLLVLTAPYLWLQAVRPMSEAAGIAMLWWFLWSWWRAMERRTWRRSAAALFFFSLMMGIRLSFVAFGVGLLWLLALHVLDWRRQGKRALPRAILFVLLAAGFELLWVAGLALSEGGLRGFLQLALAFTEGHFSEWGGGVTSAAKISFAARLLRFAGDNVLWTGMFARSTALLTAAAGLTFAAVLAAEAARPPRGSARTRAPLAHRAAAWLCRPALPGALAVLASAYGAWALLAQNIDKPRHITPLIGVVWLLLAMCCTAAPAAAQQQERGARIRRVLQAAGVLCAACVIALQATAGSALVARQAEETPAVYQLAQGLRQLADSHSDQRFVVYTWEEMRVLQYLHCPVTNRRIETYAYFLADVQADPKAEILLTDHVLQGFEAQVGSLRDKVQPIAVYRSDPLFEPVYNEITLYRWIGDKNQ
- a CDS encoding alkaline phosphatase family protein gives rise to the protein MKKASRFEIVAARCWNLLNEGKPFTPIFVIGTYALYHMNQWGMASFWGQFGLGLLAALPLLALYFYYDFPLFLRNYLWLPVVAALVLWRDAPLDLGLYATATLLFLFFTIYFWGTFYYHLRIGTSWWNFKRFWKLVLKNSDSTSGNAQEQLPKFLLLLFVVDVAGGYWVDGSGSAGDFGWGSYCLFVVGVAVYAFILHRNLFDWKPKEIPNYTVPVQPPEQPAKGKVFVLVIDGMRKDRFEEADAPFLKRWRAAGAEYTQMETLYPARTVVCFSSMFTGTYPREHGITSNMVWKLGIKVESIFDSLRKVGKVGRLLGIAHLIDSMGDDVESVTAVMHNDKADRNIMERAKLIMAEQNPDLLIVQFIATDQTGHSMGALYDEYRQKIEEADALIAEFVQWLEVNGHAEDATFIVCADHGQADGIGGHGHLDEGERYVPFFMHGPNVRQGVKVDAKQSLVSVAPTLSYLLGAPLPSHSRGPVLMDAFETGKTIKSEKEAVLHGQEEAGRIPAGA
- a CDS encoding stalk domain-containing protein, with protein sequence MFMLKKRKLTFSFILLSAFILTIHSIVVAAPSTTLKLKTSAFNVVFDGKKLVLPDGQYVFAVNGTSYVPLRFMSYGLQKSVQWDAKTQKVTVSTPTKQEAVVLKDYLTNMVAYGNEVSAKGGVTIQIAPKAVHIVVDGNTKVLPSGQSGYIVNNTLYVPVRFMSEAVGTAIQWDAVKKQVSAESAAYRAEHGNSGTGSSTGGNGTGGSTGGSTGGTTGGSTGGAIGGGSTTKPTYESITANAEQRLNTLQSGCQSSLMSIGIKYIGTDDSTEKTKLKNQGYAQLDSCTAKFNTIISDTEKQLKANGYSTAVLQSYRDEFNRQVEAGKEIMKGMA
- a CDS encoding copper amine oxidase N-terminal domain-containing protein, yielding MNRFKKSLSILLTVTMLAAAVFAFAATAFADDSPQKAPVNTDVAPQLAAYKNILGMFEQKKAIADIKAQYVADFEKNVLGVDGSIKAGDPVVNENIRFVLDNAVEGKLTYAQAEQAVDKGLQWYFYFLIKNLTNTGAKGALTAGDQAGAQAFISKAALVYTDVLDATAKMVDSTYGTTTSALLNQTVFPAFKSDIDSKDVTQLNVHRQLLDKTLIKIFNLATLAQADRMKSLSADEQPAAVIEGYFYFMSVYGYLHGGDAVDADVVFKAFGSGDPKQINAAAIRQALIRCNVAKVSAYTIEILEKLEKKDVAGAAGTGGELYGFFAALEPFYAPGVYAEAKHLNDDILAASAAGDADKVRAIGYQMASYAVQLDGISFKAGDKQVVVNGKAQDVTPSFIEKATGRTLVPTRYLELLGFVVSFDNATKTAKVTKDGVTLGLTIGSDVVTKNGEAIADFKLDQAVVVKDNVTYLPLRAIAELSGNHIYFEKGQIIVIK
- a CDS encoding lysylphosphatidylglycerol synthase transmembrane domain-containing protein, coding for MRKIGIRAGGLMMAACFIWLSWRYFHGQAIGSGVVKLLHAPGMLLLMTGGYALSFFFKALAWRLYARRDKVDRLSSYIHPLLVSLLVNHVLPLKLGDLARVGLLARSTKMRWDDALHSVAVMRVLDMASLLLIGSVGALVLGLEASPWFLVVATAAVLGVLVLLLIERYRMGRRVQSERKGIVALVLRHYGKLQSTLVSRQGAASVLLTLISWLLEGAVVYGVTRVLDLPINPFEAIWVTSMTIAGQLFHITPGGIGTYETTLTASLGVLGVSGRDAFAAALLSHGFKFVFAYVTGAVSLAMSAVTMRELRTWLQRPKGEGKVK
- a CDS encoding cellulase family glycosylhydrolase; amino-acid sequence: MTKHARSRWISLVLSLAILLGSISFSSSAHAAFGDRITISGTNFYAGGQQIFMNGANTPWNSWNDFGGSFDYNWWNNHFATLHSNGVNATRVWITCNGEVGININSSGQVTGATTAHWSNLDSLFQIAQNNGVYIMATLMSFDHFNNSHTNYQSWRNMLGSDSNIDSYVNNYLIPYVNRYKSNPYLWSIDLMNEPDWVYEDANNGQISWDRLQTYFAKAAVAIHQNSSILTTVGLGMVKYNSSTASGSSGNKISDAALQAKVSSTLAKVDFYSPHYYPWQDPYWGIPFYVTPSSWYLVFDRPVVIGESPALGSTGHTLTSDFSNAYTNGYAGVMPWTSNGVDSNGNMTNLAPATSAFASAHNSLVFPPANSDSAKFNFENGSLQSFYGTNSLTVASSTDRAYAGSYSLKMTANATGATTYYAQLDNPAGLTAGSTVTFRVWVPSGAAITSVQPFIQSNAWAWHGNYQAYSGLTKNAWNTITVTIPSTAPTPMKLIGIELKTSGAWSGSIYVDSIN